A section of the Humulus lupulus chromosome 2, drHumLupu1.1, whole genome shotgun sequence genome encodes:
- the LOC133819542 gene encoding phytochrome B-like isoform X1 — translation MASGGKAAYVPQQQAQSSGTSNIRAQNTESMSKAIAQYTLDARLHAVFEQSGESGKSFDYSKSIRTTTTQSVPEKEITAYLSKIQRGGHIQSFGCMMAVDEATFRIIGYSENARDLLGLTPQSVPSLEKPEILTIGTDIRTLFSHSSASLLEKAFRAREITLLNPVWIHSKNSGKPFYAILHRIDVGIVIDLEPARTEDPALSIAGAVQSQKLAVRAISHLQSLPGGDIKLLCDTVVESVRELTGYDRVMVYKFHEDEHGEVVAESKRPDLEPYIGLHYPATDIPQASRFLFKQNRVRMIVDCNASLVQVFQDEGLMQPLCLVGSTLRAPHGCHTQYMANMGSIASLVMAVIINGNEEEALGGRNTMKLWGLVVCHHTSARSIPFPLRYACEFLMQAFGLQLNMELQLACQLSEKHVLRTQTLLCDMLLRDSPTGIVTQSPSIMDLVKCNGAALYYQGKYYPLGVTPTEAQIKDIVDWLLAYHGDSTGLSTDSLADAGYPGAAMLGDEVCGMAVAYITKKDFLFWFRSHTAKEVKWGGAKHHPEDKDDGQRMHPRSSFKAFLEVVKSRSLPWENAEMDAIHSLQLILRDSFRDAEASNSKAVVHAQVGDLELHGIDELSSVAREMVRLIETATAPILAVDVDGRINGWNAKIAELTGLSIDDAIGRSLVHDLVYEESKDTVEELLNRALRGKEDKNVEIKMRTFGPEHHNDPVFLVVNACSSRDCTNNIVGVCFVGQDVTGQKVVMDKFINIQGDYKAIVHSPNPLIPPIFASDDNTCCSEWNTAMEKLTGWTKEEVDGKMLVGEIFGSCCRLKGPDTLTKFMIVLHSAIGGRDTDKFPFSFFDRNGTYVQVLLTANKRVNMEGEVIGAFCFLQIASPELQQALKVQRQQEKKDFSRMKELAYICQEIKNPLNGIRFTNSLLESTELTEDQKQFLETSTACEKQMLMIIRDVDLDSIEDGSLLELEKVEFLLGSVINAVVSQVMILLREKNLQLIRDIPEEIKTLAVYGDQVRIQQVLAEFLLNMVRYAPSEGWVEILVRPSLRNGQDDQTLLHTEFRMVCPGEGLPPELVQDMFHSSRWMTQEGLGLSMCRKILKHMGGDVQYIRESERCYFLIILELPIRRRALKSILD, via the exons ATGGCTTCTGGTGGTAAAGCAGCTTATGTTCCACAACAACAAGCTCAGTCTTCAGGTACAAGTAATATTCGAGCTCAAAATACAGAGTCGATGAGTAAAGCCATTGCTCAGTACACCCTTGATGCTCGACTCCATGCCGTCTTTGAACAGTCTGGTGAGTCTGGCAAGTCTTTTGACTACTCAAAATCCATTAGAACCACCACCACACAATCGGTTCCGGAGAAGGAAATTACGGCTTACTTGTCGAAAATCCAGAGAGGCGGCCATATCCAATCCTTTGGGTGTATGATGGCCGTTGACGAAGCCACTTTTCGGATCATTGGGTACAGCGAGAACGCTCGAGATTTGTTGGGTCTGACCCCACAATCGGTTCCGAGCCTCGAAAAGCCTGAGATCCTCACTATTGGGACCGATATCCGTACACTATTTTCGCATTCGAGCGCGTCTTTGCTCGAGAAGGCTTTTCGAGCTCGGGAAATCACGCTCTTGAATCCGGTTTGGATTCATTCCAAGAATTCTGGGAAGCCCTTTTATGCGATTCTTCATCGAATTGATGTTGGGATAGTAATCGATTTGGAGCCGGCGAGGACAGAGGACCCTGCTCTGTCCATCGCCGGAGCCGTACAGTCTCAGAAGCTGGCGGTGAGAGCAATTTCCCACTTGCAGTCTCTTCCCGGTGGGGATATCAAGCTGTTGTGTGATACTGTGGTGGAGAGTGTGAGAGAGCTTACTGGTTATGATAGGGTCATGGTGTACAAATTTCATGAAGATGAACACGGTGAGGTTGTGGCTGAGAGCAAGAGGCCTGATTTAGAGCCATACATTGGGCTGCACTATCCAGCCACGGACATTCCTCAGGCGTCGAGGTTCTTGTTCAAGCAGAACCGAGTTCGAATGATCGTTGACTGCAACGCATCGTTGGTTCAGGTATTCCAGGATGAAGGACTAATGCAGCCTCTTTGCTTGGTGGGTTCGACGCTTCGAGCTCCTCATGGCTGTCACACTCAATACATGGCCAATATGGGTTCTATAGCTTCTTTAGTAATGGCGGTTATCATTAACGGAAATGAAGAGGAAGCCCTTGGAGGGAGGAACACTATGAAGCTTTGGGGTCTGGTTGTTTGTCATCATACTTCAGCTCGGAGCATACCATTCCCGTTAAGGTATGCTTGTGAGTTTCTTATGCAGGCTTTTGGACTCCAGTTGAATATGGAGTTGCAATTGGCCTGTCAGTTGTCGGAAAAACATGTTCTTAGGACTCAAACTCTGTTGTGTGATATGCTTCTTCGTGACTCTCCTACTGGAATTGTTACTCAAAGTCCCAGCATTATGGACTTAGTGAAGTGCAATGGGGCAGCACTCTATTACCAAGGGAAGTACTACCCACTTGGTGTGACCCCAACTGAAGCTCAGATAAAGGACATTGTGGACTGGTTGTTGGCTTACCATGGAGATTCAACTGGTTTGAGTACAGACAGTTTGGCTGATGCCGGGTATCCTGGTGCAGCCATGCTCGGTGATGAAGTTTGTGGTATGGCTGTTGCTTATATCACGAAAAAGGATTTTCTTTTCTGGTTCCGATCCCACACTGCAAAGGAGGTCAAGTGGGGTGGTGCAAAGCATCACCCTGAGGACAAGGATGATGGACAGAGGATGCATCCACGTTCTTCCTTCAAGGCGTTTCTGGAAGTGGTGAAAAGCCGTAGTTTACCTTGGGAGAATGCAGAAATGGATGCAATTCACTCTTTGCAGCTAATTCTGCGAGATTCATTTAGAGACGCTGAGGCTAGTAATTCGAAGGCTGTTGTACATGCCCAGGTTGGGGATTTGGAGTTGCATGGGATTGATGAACTAAGCTCGGTTGCAAGAGAAATGGTTAGGTTGATTGAGACTGCAACTGCTCCTATACTTGCTGTTGATGTTGATGGCCGTATAAATGGGTGGAATGCTAAGATTGCAGAGTTGACTGGGCTCTCTATTGATGATGCTATTGGGAGGTCTTTGGTCCATGATCTTGTTTATGAGGAATCTAAAGACACTGTTGAAGAACTCCTTAACCGTGCTTTAAGAG GAAAAGAAGATAAGAATGTAGAGATAAAGATGAGAACATTTGGCCCGGAACACCATAATGATCCTGTTTTTTTGGTGGTCAATGCTTGCTCTAGCAGGGATTGTACAAACAATATAGTTGGTGTTTGCTTTGTCGGTCAGGATGTTACTGGTCAAAAAGTTGTCATGGACAAATTCATTAACATCCAAGGCGATTACAAGGCTATTGTTCACAGTCCCAATCCTCTGATTCCTCCCATATTTGCTTCAGATGATAACACGTGTTGTTCTGAATGGAATACTGCTATGGAAAAGCTCACTGGATGGACTAAAGAAGAAGTTGATGGAAAAATGTTAGTTGGGGAGATCTTTGGCAGTTGTTGTCGGCTCAAGGGTCCAGATACTTTGACGAAGTTCATGATTGTACTGCACAGTGCCATTGGAGGGAGGGATACGGACAAATTTCCCTTTTCATTCTTTGATCGAAATGGAACATATGTACAAGTTCTCTTGACAGCAAATAAGAGAGTTAATATGGAGGGCGAAGTGATTGGAGCTTTCTGCTTCTTGCAAATTGCTAGTCCTGAGTTGCAGCAAGCTCTTAAAGTTCAGAGGCAACAGGAGAAGAAAGATTTTTCTAGGATGAAAGAGTTGGCTTACATTTGTCAGGAAATAAAAAATCCATTAAATGGCATCCGGTTCACTAACTCACTCTTGGAGTCAACAGAATTAACAGAAGACCAAAAGCAGTTTCTTGAGACTAGTACTGCTTGCGAGAAGCAAATGTTGATGATCATAAGGGATGTCGATTTGGATAGTATCGAGGATGG tAGTTTGTTGGAGCTGGAGAAGGTGGAATTTCTACTTGGAAGTGTAATAAATGCTGTTGTTAGCCAAGTAATGATACTGCTAAGAGAGAAGAATCTACAGCTGATTCGAGATATTCCAGAAGAAATCAAAACATTGGCAGTTTATGGTGATCAGGTGAGAATTCAACAGGTATTGGCTGAATTCCTATTGAATATGGTGCGTTATGCGCCATCTGAAGGTTGGGTGGAGATTCTTGTTCGTCCTAGCTTGAGGAATGGTCAAGATGACCAGACTCTACTTCATACTGAATTCAG GATGGTATGCCCTGGTGAAGGCCTGCCTCCTGAACTGGTTCAGGACATGTTCCACAGCAGTCGATGGATGACTCAGGAGGGCTTAGGGCTGAGCATGTGCAGGAAGATTTTAAAGCACATGGGCGGTGATGTTCAGTATATCAGAGAGTCAGAGAGATGTTATTTCTTGATTATTCTTGAACTTCCCATTCGTCGAAGAGCCTTAAAGAGTATTCTTGACTAG
- the LOC133819542 gene encoding phytochrome B-like isoform X2: MASGGKAAYVPQQQAQSSGTSNIRAQNTESMSKAIAQYTLDARLHAVFEQSGESGKSFDYSKSIRTTTTQSVPEKEITAYLSKIQRGGHIQSFGCMMAVDEATFRIIGYSENARDLLGLTPQSVPSLEKPEILTIGTDIRTLFSHSSASLLEKAFRAREITLLNPVWIHSKNSGKPFYAILHRIDVGIVIDLEPARTEDPALSIAGAVQSQKLAVRAISHLQSLPGGDIKLLCDTVVESVRELTGYDRVMVYKFHEDEHGEVVAESKRPDLEPYIGLHYPATDIPQASRFLFKQNRVRMIVDCNASLVQVFQDEGLMQPLCLVGSTLRAPHGCHTQYMANMGSIASLVMAVIINGNEEEALGGRNTMKLWGLVVCHHTSARSIPFPLRYACEFLMQAFGLQLNMELQLACQLSEKHVLRTQTLLCDMLLRDSPTGIVTQSPSIMDLVKCNGAALYYQGKYYPLGVTPTEAQIKDIVDWLLAYHGDSTGLSTDSLADAGYPGAAMLGDEVCGMAVAYITKKDFLFWFRSHTAKEVKWGGAKHHPEDKDDGQRMHPRSSFKAFLEVVKSRSLPWENAEMDAIHSLQLILRDSFRDAEASNSKAVVHAQVGDLELHGIDELSSVAREMVRLIETATAPILAVDVDGRINGWNAKIAELTGLSIDDAIGRSLVHDLVYEESKDTVEELLNRALRGKEDKNVEIKMRTFGPEHHNDPVFLVVNACSSRDCTNNIVGVCFVGQDVTGQKVVMDKFINIQGDYKAIVHSPNPLIPPIFASDDNTCCSEWNTAMEKLTGWTKEEVDGKMLVGEIFGSCCRLKGPDTLTKFMIVLHSAIGGRDTDKFPFSFFDRNGTYVQVLLTANKRVNMEGEVIGAFCFLQIASPELQQALKVQRQQEKKDFSRMKELAYICQEIKNPLNGIRFTNSLLESTELTEDQKQFLETSTACEKQMLMIIRDVDLDSIEDGLLELEKVEFLLGSVINAVVSQVMILLREKNLQLIRDIPEEIKTLAVYGDQVRIQQVLAEFLLNMVRYAPSEGWVEILVRPSLRNGQDDQTLLHTEFRMVCPGEGLPPELVQDMFHSSRWMTQEGLGLSMCRKILKHMGGDVQYIRESERCYFLIILELPIRRRALKSILD, encoded by the exons ATGGCTTCTGGTGGTAAAGCAGCTTATGTTCCACAACAACAAGCTCAGTCTTCAGGTACAAGTAATATTCGAGCTCAAAATACAGAGTCGATGAGTAAAGCCATTGCTCAGTACACCCTTGATGCTCGACTCCATGCCGTCTTTGAACAGTCTGGTGAGTCTGGCAAGTCTTTTGACTACTCAAAATCCATTAGAACCACCACCACACAATCGGTTCCGGAGAAGGAAATTACGGCTTACTTGTCGAAAATCCAGAGAGGCGGCCATATCCAATCCTTTGGGTGTATGATGGCCGTTGACGAAGCCACTTTTCGGATCATTGGGTACAGCGAGAACGCTCGAGATTTGTTGGGTCTGACCCCACAATCGGTTCCGAGCCTCGAAAAGCCTGAGATCCTCACTATTGGGACCGATATCCGTACACTATTTTCGCATTCGAGCGCGTCTTTGCTCGAGAAGGCTTTTCGAGCTCGGGAAATCACGCTCTTGAATCCGGTTTGGATTCATTCCAAGAATTCTGGGAAGCCCTTTTATGCGATTCTTCATCGAATTGATGTTGGGATAGTAATCGATTTGGAGCCGGCGAGGACAGAGGACCCTGCTCTGTCCATCGCCGGAGCCGTACAGTCTCAGAAGCTGGCGGTGAGAGCAATTTCCCACTTGCAGTCTCTTCCCGGTGGGGATATCAAGCTGTTGTGTGATACTGTGGTGGAGAGTGTGAGAGAGCTTACTGGTTATGATAGGGTCATGGTGTACAAATTTCATGAAGATGAACACGGTGAGGTTGTGGCTGAGAGCAAGAGGCCTGATTTAGAGCCATACATTGGGCTGCACTATCCAGCCACGGACATTCCTCAGGCGTCGAGGTTCTTGTTCAAGCAGAACCGAGTTCGAATGATCGTTGACTGCAACGCATCGTTGGTTCAGGTATTCCAGGATGAAGGACTAATGCAGCCTCTTTGCTTGGTGGGTTCGACGCTTCGAGCTCCTCATGGCTGTCACACTCAATACATGGCCAATATGGGTTCTATAGCTTCTTTAGTAATGGCGGTTATCATTAACGGAAATGAAGAGGAAGCCCTTGGAGGGAGGAACACTATGAAGCTTTGGGGTCTGGTTGTTTGTCATCATACTTCAGCTCGGAGCATACCATTCCCGTTAAGGTATGCTTGTGAGTTTCTTATGCAGGCTTTTGGACTCCAGTTGAATATGGAGTTGCAATTGGCCTGTCAGTTGTCGGAAAAACATGTTCTTAGGACTCAAACTCTGTTGTGTGATATGCTTCTTCGTGACTCTCCTACTGGAATTGTTACTCAAAGTCCCAGCATTATGGACTTAGTGAAGTGCAATGGGGCAGCACTCTATTACCAAGGGAAGTACTACCCACTTGGTGTGACCCCAACTGAAGCTCAGATAAAGGACATTGTGGACTGGTTGTTGGCTTACCATGGAGATTCAACTGGTTTGAGTACAGACAGTTTGGCTGATGCCGGGTATCCTGGTGCAGCCATGCTCGGTGATGAAGTTTGTGGTATGGCTGTTGCTTATATCACGAAAAAGGATTTTCTTTTCTGGTTCCGATCCCACACTGCAAAGGAGGTCAAGTGGGGTGGTGCAAAGCATCACCCTGAGGACAAGGATGATGGACAGAGGATGCATCCACGTTCTTCCTTCAAGGCGTTTCTGGAAGTGGTGAAAAGCCGTAGTTTACCTTGGGAGAATGCAGAAATGGATGCAATTCACTCTTTGCAGCTAATTCTGCGAGATTCATTTAGAGACGCTGAGGCTAGTAATTCGAAGGCTGTTGTACATGCCCAGGTTGGGGATTTGGAGTTGCATGGGATTGATGAACTAAGCTCGGTTGCAAGAGAAATGGTTAGGTTGATTGAGACTGCAACTGCTCCTATACTTGCTGTTGATGTTGATGGCCGTATAAATGGGTGGAATGCTAAGATTGCAGAGTTGACTGGGCTCTCTATTGATGATGCTATTGGGAGGTCTTTGGTCCATGATCTTGTTTATGAGGAATCTAAAGACACTGTTGAAGAACTCCTTAACCGTGCTTTAAGAG GAAAAGAAGATAAGAATGTAGAGATAAAGATGAGAACATTTGGCCCGGAACACCATAATGATCCTGTTTTTTTGGTGGTCAATGCTTGCTCTAGCAGGGATTGTACAAACAATATAGTTGGTGTTTGCTTTGTCGGTCAGGATGTTACTGGTCAAAAAGTTGTCATGGACAAATTCATTAACATCCAAGGCGATTACAAGGCTATTGTTCACAGTCCCAATCCTCTGATTCCTCCCATATTTGCTTCAGATGATAACACGTGTTGTTCTGAATGGAATACTGCTATGGAAAAGCTCACTGGATGGACTAAAGAAGAAGTTGATGGAAAAATGTTAGTTGGGGAGATCTTTGGCAGTTGTTGTCGGCTCAAGGGTCCAGATACTTTGACGAAGTTCATGATTGTACTGCACAGTGCCATTGGAGGGAGGGATACGGACAAATTTCCCTTTTCATTCTTTGATCGAAATGGAACATATGTACAAGTTCTCTTGACAGCAAATAAGAGAGTTAATATGGAGGGCGAAGTGATTGGAGCTTTCTGCTTCTTGCAAATTGCTAGTCCTGAGTTGCAGCAAGCTCTTAAAGTTCAGAGGCAACAGGAGAAGAAAGATTTTTCTAGGATGAAAGAGTTGGCTTACATTTGTCAGGAAATAAAAAATCCATTAAATGGCATCCGGTTCACTAACTCACTCTTGGAGTCAACAGAATTAACAGAAGACCAAAAGCAGTTTCTTGAGACTAGTACTGCTTGCGAGAAGCAAATGTTGATGATCATAAGGGATGTCGATTTGGATAGTATCGAGGATGG TTTGTTGGAGCTGGAGAAGGTGGAATTTCTACTTGGAAGTGTAATAAATGCTGTTGTTAGCCAAGTAATGATACTGCTAAGAGAGAAGAATCTACAGCTGATTCGAGATATTCCAGAAGAAATCAAAACATTGGCAGTTTATGGTGATCAGGTGAGAATTCAACAGGTATTGGCTGAATTCCTATTGAATATGGTGCGTTATGCGCCATCTGAAGGTTGGGTGGAGATTCTTGTTCGTCCTAGCTTGAGGAATGGTCAAGATGACCAGACTCTACTTCATACTGAATTCAG GATGGTATGCCCTGGTGAAGGCCTGCCTCCTGAACTGGTTCAGGACATGTTCCACAGCAGTCGATGGATGACTCAGGAGGGCTTAGGGCTGAGCATGTGCAGGAAGATTTTAAAGCACATGGGCGGTGATGTTCAGTATATCAGAGAGTCAGAGAGATGTTATTTCTTGATTATTCTTGAACTTCCCATTCGTCGAAGAGCCTTAAAGAGTATTCTTGACTAG